ACAACCATCTTCTGAGCCTAGAGAATAATCATCATTGCCAGTATCACTGGAACTGTCATCAGCATCAAAATGAGACCTGTTTAACTTTAAGCTTGATGGTCTTTTCCTACTTTCTCTAAAGGTACTCTCAGGTAAACTTTCATAGACTTTGCTTGAAGAAGCTCCACTAGTGGATGGTGCATTTAAATTGTAACTATGAGATGGGCCTACAGTTTCCAAGCAGACTTTGTGTTTCATACATGTTTGTTTATCTTGGCTTGATTCTAAGCCATTATCACAAgggtttttatcaaatttattactacTTACAAGGTCGGGTGGATTGTTCGCGGTGTTGTTAGTGTTATTTGACATTTGGGGACTGTTATTAGTATGTTGTTCCAAATTACCTTCTGGTAATGGATTTGACGGTTGTCCAAACTCATTGTTCGTcgatgaatttaaatttcttggTCTTGGGCCATTCGAAGGGCAAAAATTTAAATCTGTTTCATGTGACATTGATGTAAACACATTTTCTTCGCAGTCACCTTGCCCTCGTTGTTTTGATGTGCCCTTACGACTCTTAACTATTTCACTTTCGTGGTCTTGTTTTCCTGGATTTCTCATCGGCGCAGATCCTTCGAGAGGATCCATTGTtacagatataatttattaacgaacGTCGGCATTGTCTAATTTAAggttaatagtatttttaaataattaatttaaatttctaatgaGACATAAAACGTAATgttcattatattattcaaaacaatatcTATAATGTCcagaaattacaaaaatacagaCAAAAGTTGTTGTCAActagaataagaaaatattcgATTAATAACAAACCAATTCTAACAGACCGATTGACAGATGTAATAGTCTAATGTCTATGATTTCAAAACTCAAGTTCGGtagataagaaataataataattattataataagaaaaaggGAGAAAGATGTAATTCtgaattgtgattcaacgggAAGATGTACATATACAAACAGCTTATCTTGCCACCATTTCATATGCAGTCATAATTTGTACAAGAAgtaccttttttacattttcataagaaaaaactaattaaaaacagtCCTcagagtaaatatttattatattaatagtttctaACTATAAGCTGCagattacatacataacattttaggaataaaatagtcattttaaaaatataaattgccgATTATTGTAATAGTCTTCACTTTAaagattattaagataaaagaaatgttaattttataagatgataaagtctataaaaaaaacgagtTTAGATATTCAATTCTTTACTCTATGACAAGTTGTCACTTGGTATTGATACGAATATTCACAATGACACACTGAAACTCTTTAACCAGCTGTAGGATCCTAAAAATTGCGTCTTATTTCTTGGAAGATATCTTCGAAAGGTCTTTAGTGTTGATcacaataaaagtattaaacctTAATCCAAAGATTAATTGTTGCAATGGCATACGcctacttatttaaatacatcatcATTGGCGACACAGGTATTGATTTTATAtcctaatattttttcttcaatcaGTGTCTCTACGTAGGGAGtgtttttgttagtttttttttgagaattgcctgtaattcaattaaatattaatcaaatagcTAATTATTTACacagcttataaaatattatgttgaacGACAATAGGTATCAAAATGGATTTTGTCTTCCGCCTACGCTACTACGTACATAACTGAATAGTCTTATGTGACCCATTCAAAATCAATAGTgcgatatttttttccaaaataatatCTTCATAATGTTCAATTAACAAAGGAACTTAAATATTAAGAGTAGTTCCTGTGTCAAGGTCTTTTGTTGTTTCGTTTTTGTTGTTTGATTGTATTACCCAATCAATATCattcaatgttttattgtaaataaaaaatatgtaatcgtaatgttgtaaataaagGAATGAaacatgaattttaaataacaaattatgatTATTGAGTTCATTTAAATGAACCTGcttttgtttacaaaatgataaagcaaaataattttaatattaaacaaagagatttacttataaacaatatatttatcttaaaaaaatttcATAGGTGTGGGCAAATCCTGCTTGCTGCTACAGTTCACAGATAAGAGATTCCAGCCTGTACATGATCTCACTATTGGAGTAGAATTTGGTGCCCGCATGATCACCATAGATGGGAAGCAGATTAAACTACAGATATGGGACACTGCTGGACAAGAAGCCTTcaggtaaattataaaatgtattaccaaaatcatattaaaaataatatcatgggCAAAAATTctgtaaaagataaataatcaattaataaatacaaattatgctTACACAGTGTCTATATAACTGTCTATACGTGTGTGTGAGCATAGATAGATAATGAACTATCTATATTAcagttctttataatattaaaaataaatagatatattttaagattatttctcTTTAGAGTAATTAAAAGTATCCTTCATTATTGCAAAAAGACATTCTTATAAatcataatgtaatataaataaaattttgcaggTCAATCACCCGATCTTACTACAGAGGTGCTGCAGGAGCCTTGCTGGTATATGATATCACTAGACGAGATACATTCAACCACCTGACAACTTGGCTCGAAGATGCTCGCCAGCATTCTAATTCAAATATGGTGATCATGCTAATTGGTAACAAGAGGTGAGCACTTATTTTACATTGGAGAAAATGTTCCGAATGTGTGATGTAAAAAAAGAGACTAAAGAAAGTCTTGTGCTCATTAACCCCACAAACAATCTGATCTAGTATAGTCTAAAATATAACAGTTAAacttttatgtgaaatattgatttgtaaaaagtattaaGTTCAATGAAAATAGTGGGCAAATACTTCCAAAAGGAATGTCAAATTATTACTACTTAAtcatcttattaaataataatttctaccaaggacaaattttaaaataatcatctaTTTGACTAATGATTATAGTTGTTATTGATCTCACACATGTTCGACTCTATTTTTAACCTCAAAAGTATTCATTGTAATAACATTCAAATTGCCTGTAAGTGATTTGGAGTCTCGGCGTGAAGTAAAGAAAGAAGAAGGAGAAGCATTCGCTCGTGAACATGGTCTGGTGTTTATGGAGACTTCAGCAAAAACAGCTGCCAATGTCGAGGAAGCCTTCATTAACACTGCTAAAGAAATCTATGAGAAGATTCAAGAAGGCGTCTTCGATATCAATAATGAGGTTTGGCAAAATACATGCAATGCTTTTGttgatctaataaaaaaaatggatttaatAAGTTCTTATAGAAAAACATCTTATAAATTGCTAGTTGATGTATCATCTTTCATCTTTATAAGTCAATAGTAATTAACAAATAGCTTATATGTAAGTGTTGACTTAAATGTAAATCATACCTTAATAACATTAATGTCATTGATTCCTTACAGGCGAATGGCATCAAGATTGGTCCGCAGCACTCGAATGCAGGCGCGGgaggcgcggggggcgcgggtgCGGGTGGCGCGCCGCCGGGTGGGTGTTGTTAGGTGATGAGCTGCACACGCTGAGCGATTGCGGACTACCGACCGATTATGTCTGGACTGGggtaaatcttttatatatatatatatattttgtttttgtatatgaagaatgaatgaatatttctttgtattgtCACCTTAGTGGAACACCaagaaaggatttttgaaaTTTTCCTTAAGGGATTTTTTATGGAATGAAAATTGGATAAAATTTATGCAGTTTTGAAgaaataagataatttattctAAGACGTGTTTATAAATCAAGGTCAATAGTGTCAGTAATTTTGAAAAGAAACCTTGACATTTGATTTGAAAGTTCATCATTGTCATAGTTATCAACCTGGAGCTTCCGTAATctgataaatctttatttattggaccataaatattgtaaatattatcaaacacataaaaaaaatataattttaattccagaGGGGTGCAGCTGTGTGCAACAAACTATGGTACGAAACTTACTGCATGCTGGAAtacttagttataattttaatgctaCGGAATATGTTGCATCTCAACTTGATATAATAGCAAGTAGGCTCATTGTCAGTAAGCCTAAAATACGGTAAACATTAaacaaagtaaagtaatataattgtaattgagGTATACTGTAACATACCAGCCGAaagagtaattaaattttatgtacatgACTCCTTAATATTATGGtaacttaaattttttaaagcattgaacttttaacaattataaaactattgaaGTCTTTTGTCTCTACATTCGTTTACTCTGTAGTAGCAGTAATGTCACATGTCTAGCTATTATCATGAAAATTAGTCTTAAGTTAAATTCATTATGCATAACCAGACATAAATGAGTAAATGTAAGATTGGACCAGGCGTGAAATCATTTTGAtgtgtattttatgtatgttaataatatattgttcattcattcatggaaatatataaaatttctaaacttgtatacttattaatttttgcACTATTTTATATCTCAAATAATAATCGGGCATTTATTCCACTTTTACTGGTTAGAATTTAAGACaatgcttttatataattttaaaagtacaagCAACATTTAGTAAACAAAATGAGAACAAAAACAGTTCAAACTAAaccaacatattaaaaatagtactaTAGACACTTTACCATAGCTGCCCCTagactgttttattttatatcaatttaatttaaaacttgttGTCAAAATAAACGATCGACATTTTTACATGAAataccaaattaataaatatttttatctttgttaataaaaaatgtttatttt
The window above is part of the Vanessa tameamea isolate UH-Manoa-2023 chromosome 18, ilVanTame1 primary haplotype, whole genome shotgun sequence genome. Proteins encoded here:
- the LOC113397133 gene encoding ras-related protein Rab-2A, which gives rise to MAYAYLFKYIIIGDTGVGKSCLLLQFTDKRFQPVHDLTIGVEFGARMITIDGKQIKLQIWDTAGQEAFRSITRSYYRGAAGALLVYDITRRDTFNHLTTWLEDARQHSNSNMVIMLIGNKSDLESRREVKKEEGEAFAREHGLVFMETSAKTAANVEEAFINTAKEIYEKIQEGVFDINNEANGIKIGPQHSNAGAGGAGGAGAGGAPPGGCC